From a single Miscanthus floridulus cultivar M001 chromosome 8, ASM1932011v1, whole genome shotgun sequence genomic region:
- the LOC136472297 gene encoding protein LOL4-like isoform X1, which translates to MHSQLVCSGCRRLLQYRRGATGVCCPTCNTFTVANPSGPEMSELVCAGCFTMLVHSRSATNIRCPHCRRLNSTRSAGNQMGHLSCGQCRTTLAYPPGATTVGCPTCSNINPVRDARPQTVLVENPKTLDEKGKLVSNVAVGVTSWKT; encoded by the exons ATGCATAGCCAGTTGGTCTGCAGCGGCTGCAGGCGCCTTCTTCAGTACCGCAGGGGAGCCACCGGCGTCTGCTGCCCAACCTGCAACACTTTCACCGTCGCTAACCCATCAG GACCAGAGATGTCTGAACTCGTCTGTGCCGGCTGCTTCACCATGCTGGTGCACTCCCGCAGCGCCACCAACATACGCTGCCCGCACTGTAGAAGGCTCAACTCCACAAGATCAG CAGGAAACCAAATGGGGCACCTGTCATGCGGGCAATGCCGGACAACTCTGGCATACCCACCGGGAGCGACAACAGTCGGGTGCCCAACATGCAGCAACATCAATCCAGTCAGG GATGCTCGGCCCCAGACGGTTCTTGTGGAGAATCCTAAGACGCTGGATGAAAAGGGCAAACTG GTGAGCAATGTCGCCGTTGGTGTCACCTCATGGAAAACATGA
- the LOC136472297 gene encoding protein LOL4-like isoform X2, with the protein MHSQLVCSGCRRLLQYRRGATGVCCPTCNTFTVANPSGPEMSELVCAGCFTMLVHSRSATNIRCPHCRRLNSTRSGNQMGHLSCGQCRTTLAYPPGATTVGCPTCSNINPVRDARPQTVLVENPKTLDEKGKLVSNVAVGVTSWKT; encoded by the exons ATGCATAGCCAGTTGGTCTGCAGCGGCTGCAGGCGCCTTCTTCAGTACCGCAGGGGAGCCACCGGCGTCTGCTGCCCAACCTGCAACACTTTCACCGTCGCTAACCCATCAG GACCAGAGATGTCTGAACTCGTCTGTGCCGGCTGCTTCACCATGCTGGTGCACTCCCGCAGCGCCACCAACATACGCTGCCCGCACTGTAGAAGGCTCAACTCCACAAGATCAG GAAACCAAATGGGGCACCTGTCATGCGGGCAATGCCGGACAACTCTGGCATACCCACCGGGAGCGACAACAGTCGGGTGCCCAACATGCAGCAACATCAATCCAGTCAGG GATGCTCGGCCCCAGACGGTTCTTGTGGAGAATCCTAAGACGCTGGATGAAAAGGGCAAACTG GTGAGCAATGTCGCCGTTGGTGTCACCTCATGGAAAACATGA